Proteins from a genomic interval of Narcine bancroftii isolate sNarBan1 chromosome 12, sNarBan1.hap1, whole genome shotgun sequence:
- the shmt2 gene encoding LOW QUALITY PROTEIN: serine hydroxymethyltransferase, mitochondrial (The sequence of the model RefSeq protein was modified relative to this genomic sequence to represent the inferred CDS: inserted 1 base in 1 codon): MLVLALALRAARTVPIGRIFRVHRGGYGIVSGSASCTQWTGQEPLAQCDPELWHLVQEEKDRQCRGLELIASENFCSRACLEALGSCLQNKYSEGYPGTGEWRAKRYYGGTEIIDKVEVLCQRRALEAFDLDPERWGXNVQPYSGSPANFAAYTSVLRPHDRIMGLDLPDGGHLVMKRISASLHLLESMPYKLNPDTGLIDYDKLASTARLFRPRLIIAGTSAYARLIDYQRIREVCDEVGAYLLSDMAHISGLVASKLIPSPFQYSDMVTSTTHKTLRGVRSGLILGAKPDPPLFLSVSLGADTDPPLSLSGWTLIPSLSVWLGGVTLIPLSVCLSGGQTLIPPLSQSVCLGGRH, encoded by the exons ATGTTGGTTTTGGCCCTGGCCCTCCGGGCGGCGCGAACAGTG CCCATCGGGAGGATATTTCGAGTCCACAGGGGTGGCTATGGGATTGTGTCTGGGTCAGCGAGCTGCACGCAGTGGACAGGACAGGAGCCACTGGCTCAGTGTGACCCTGAACTCTGGCACCTTGTCCAGGAGGAGAAGGATCGACAGTGCCGAGGGTTGGAGCTTATTGCCTCTGAG AACTTCTGCAGTCGAGCCTGCCTTGAAGCGCTGGGATCCTGTCTCCAGAACAAGTATTCTGAAGGTTACCCAGGAACCGGTGAGTGGCGTGCAAAGAG GTATTATGGAGGCACGGAGATCATTGACAAGGTGGAGGTGTTGTGTCAACGCCGTGCATTAGAGGCCTTTGACCTGGACCCAGAGCGCTGGG TTAACGTGCAGCCCTACTCTGGCTCGCCCGCTAACTTCGCTGCCTACACGTCTGTGCTGAGGCCCCACGATAGGATCATGGGCCTTGATCTCCCTGACGGTGGCCA TCTCGTCATGAAGAGAATTTCAGCAAGTCTCCATCTACTTGAATCAATGCCGTACAAATTAAAC CCTGACACGGGTTTAATCGACTATGATAAGCTTGCCTCCACTGCCCGACTTTTCCGTCCTCGTCTCATCATTGCTGGAACCAGCGCTTATGCACGTCTGATTGACTATCAGCGCATCCGAGAG GTGTGTGACGAGGTTGGAGCCTATCTGCTGTCGGACATGGCACACATCAGTGGTCTCgttgcctccaaactcatcccTTCGCCATTCCAATATTCCGACATGGTCACCAGTACCACCCACAAGACCCTGCGTGGAGTTCG ctctGGGCTGATCTTA GGGGCAAAACCTGATCCCCCTCtatttctgtctgtctctctgggggcagacactgatccccctctctctctgtctggctGG ACActgatcccctctctctctgtctggctGGGTGGGGTGACACTGAtacccctctctgtctgtctatctggaGGACAGACACtgatcccccctctctctcagtctgtctgtctggggggcAGACACTGA
- the LOC138746864 gene encoding neurexophilin-2 — MKPWLGMSLLWLLWKVATSQEHISGPIGALYPGPGVRGFASARATISGLHPVRTELMGELGSWPGPLSRGLRRKLVLKAARGRKIFGWGDFYINVKTLKFSLLLTGKIVDHVNGTFSVFFRHNSSSAGNVSVSIVPPSRLVSFQLLQGTGLEASQRQLLNCRVEYEKTDRARKARPCLYHPSRLCFSEQSQSQASWVCSKPFKVICVFLVFFSTDYRLVQKVCPDFNFHSELPYMG; from the coding sequence gTCGCCACCTCTCAGGAACACATCTCTGGACCCATTGGTGCACTGTACCCTGGCCCTGGGGTGCGGGGCTTTGCTTCAGCTCGAGCCACCATCTCTGGGCTGCATCCAGTGCGGACAGAGCTGATGGGGGAGTTGGGGAGCTGGCCTGGCCCGCTATCTCGTGGGCTCCGGAGGAAGCTGGTGCTGAAAGCGGCCCGAGGCAGGAAGATCTTCGGCTGGGGTGACTTCTACATCAACGTGAAGACGCTGAAGTTCAGCCTGCTGCTGACGGGGAAGATCGTGGACCATGTGAACGGCACCTTCAGTGTTTTCTTCCGCCACAACTCATCGAGTGCAGGCAACGTGTCCGTCAGCATCGTGCCCCCCAGCCGTCTGGTCAGCTTCCAGCTGCTGCAGGGGACGGGGCTGGAGGCCAGCCAAAGGCAGCTGCTCAACTGCCGGGTGGAGTACGAGAAGACGGATCGGGCCCGCAAGGCACggccctgcctctaccacccatCCAGGCTCTGCTTCTCCGAGCAGAGCCAGAGCCAGGCATCCTGGGTGTGTTCGAAACCTTTCAAGGTCATCTGTGTCTTTCTGGTTTTCTTTAGCACCGACTACAGGCTGGTACAGAAGGTGTGTCCCGATTTCAATTTCCACAGCGAGCTGCCCTACATGGGCTGA